The Synechocystis sp. PCC 7509 genome includes a window with the following:
- a CDS encoding Fur family transcriptional regulator, whose protein sequence is MRTERTRSQERILKLLKTLNRGISAQDIYIELRTSQNIGLATIYRALEALKLEGVVQVRTLASGESLYSSIQQDKHHLTCLQCGQSILIDECPVHELETQLHNAHEFKIFYHTLEFFGLCHQCQLIQTDHKGA, encoded by the coding sequence ATGAGAACCGAACGCACCCGCAGCCAGGAGCGAATTCTTAAACTCCTCAAAACCCTCAATCGAGGGATTTCTGCTCAGGATATTTATATAGAATTGCGTACTAGCCAAAATATCGGTTTAGCAACAATTTATCGCGCCTTAGAAGCTCTAAAACTTGAAGGTGTCGTACAGGTGCGAACTCTAGCTTCTGGAGAATCCCTTTATAGCTCGATCCAGCAAGATAAACATCATCTTACTTGCTTGCAGTGCGGTCAGTCTATCCTAATTGATGAATGTCCCGTACATGAATTGGAAACTCAGTTACACAACGCCCATGAATTCAAGATTTTTTATCATACTTTAGAATTTTTTGGTTTGTGCCACCAATGCCAACTTATTCAAACCGATCATAAAGGTGCATAG
- the purS gene encoding phosphoribosylformylglycinamidine synthase subunit PurS produces MNRKYQANIYVTLRPSVLDPAGTAVQSGLKHMGYEQVEQVRIGKYIELKLSSTDENAARQQLDKMCEQLLANLVIENYRFDLVEIGA; encoded by the coding sequence ATGAATCGAAAGTATCAAGCTAATATCTATGTTACTCTGCGCCCCTCTGTTCTCGATCCGGCGGGAACTGCCGTACAATCGGGATTAAAGCATATGGGTTACGAACAAGTAGAACAAGTAAGAATTGGTAAGTATATAGAGCTTAAGCTTTCGTCAACCGATGAAAACGCCGCACGGCAACAATTAGATAAAATGTGTGAACAGCTATTAGCCAACTTAGTAATCGAAAATTATCGCTTTGACTTAGTAGAAATTGGAGCATAA